A genomic window from Phoenix dactylifera cultivar Barhee BC4 chromosome 7, palm_55x_up_171113_PBpolish2nd_filt_p, whole genome shotgun sequence includes:
- the LOC113463255 gene encoding translation initiation factor IF-2-like: MDSVPGPSAQSARRRRLNPSPKPLIPDAPTGPPIAASPGSPGRRGPPQEPSPQPRISATPAFAAFPDPPSRHRLPQEPSPQPPISATPAAAAAAVSPGPTISTTPTAAVAAPPGPPGCRGSPQEPRPRPPISTTPAFAASPDPPARPRPPQEPSPQPPISAATTAAAAASPGAPGLQPPRNPIPQTPAAFSDPVTLLIKEWADCRALFSPGGAKIVAIISKNFSQRDLPLLEELMNEELARPQELQDFVVANPEIIPELRTKRARLLAMLRAGSKSLHQPPHQPRPQPRISAVPAAAAAFQGPPGLRGPPRQPSPQPVISAILAAFATSPDTQILQPPPDLMPLSPPSPSDPPDRAGARQQDHRVQ; this comes from the coding sequence ATGGACAGCGTCCCGGGCCCCTCCGCCCAATCCGCCCGCCGGCGACGTCTAAATCCCAGCCCTAAACCCCTCATCCCCGACGCCCCCACGGGCCCTCCCATCGCCGCCTCCCCAGGCTCTCCAGGTCGTCGGGGGCCACCTCAAGAACCCAGCCCGCAACCCCGGATCTCTGCCACCCCCGCCTTCGCCGCCTTCCCGGACCCTCCATCTCGTCATCGACTACCTCAAGAACCCAGCCCACAGCCCCCGATATCCGCCACCCCCGCAGCGGCCGCAGCCGCCGTCTCCCCGGGCCCTACTATCTCCACCACCCCTACAGCAGCCGTTGCCGCCCCACCGGGCCCTCCAGGTTGTCGTGGGTCCCCTCAAGAACCCAGGCCCCGACCCCCGATCTCTACCACCCCCGCCTTCGCCGCCTCCCCGGACCCTCCAGCTCGTCCTCGACCACCTCAAGAACCCAGCCCACAACCCCCGATATCCGCCGCCACCACcgcagccgccgccgcctccccggGCGCTCCAGGCCTCCAGCCACCTCGGAATCCCATCCCGCAAACCCCGGCAGCCTTTTCAGACCCGGTGACTCTCTTGATCAAGGAATGGGCGGACTGCCGTGCACTGTTTTCGCCCGGGGGTGCTAAGATCGTCGCCATCATTTCAAAGAATTTTTCTCAACGCGATCTCCCTCTCTTAGAGGAGTTGATGAACGAGGAGTTGGCCAGGCCGCAGGAACTCCAGGATTTTGTGGTCGCCAACCCTGAAATCATTCCTGAGCTACGGACGAAAAGGGCGAGGCTTCTCGCGATGCTCCGGGCTGGCTCTAAAAGTCTTCATCAGCCACCTCATCAACCTAGACCACAACCCCGGATCTCCGCCGTCCCTGCAGCCGCCGCCGCCTTCCAGGGCCCTCCAGGTCTTCGTGGGCCCCCTCGACAACCCAGCCCCCAACCCGTGATCTCCGCCATCCTCGCAGCCTTCGCCACCTCCCCAGACACTCAAATCCTCCAGCCACCTCCGGATCTCATGCCGCTATCGCCGCCAAGCCCTTCCGACCCGCCGGACCGCGCGGGAGCTCGACAGCAAGATCACAGAGTGCAATAA